The following are encoded together in the Gouania willdenowi chromosome 14, fGouWil2.1, whole genome shotgun sequence genome:
- the hspb1 gene encoding heat shock protein beta-1 — MAERRIPFTLLRTPSWDPFRDWHQNSRIFDQTFGMPALPEDFVSFPSTHWPGYMRPSILAPEMGAMVPHASMMYPGHMLAQQARALSRQMSSGMSEIKQTQDSWKVSLDVNHFSPEELVVKTKDGVVEITGKHEERKDEHGFVSRSFTRKYTLPSSANIEKVSSALSPEGVLTVEAPLIRPALECSATTIPVNVDNKGGVVKK; from the exons ATGGCAGAGAGACGCATTCCCTTCACGCTGCTGCGGACACCAAGCTGGGACCCCTTTCGGGACTGGCACCAAAACAGCCGCATCTTTGACCAGACCTTCGGCATGCCGGCGTTGCCTGAGGACTTTGTCTCCTTCCCCAGCACACACTGGCCGGGGTACATGAGGCCTTCCATCCTGGCTCCAGAGATGGGAGCCATGGTGCCACATGCTTCAATGATGTACCCTGGACACATGCTGGCACAACAGGCTCGAGCCTTGTCTCGTCAAATGAGCAGTGGCATGTCAGAGATCAAACAAACCCAAGACAGCTGGAAGGTGAGCCTGGATGTGAACCACTTCTCCCCTGAAGAGCTGGTAGTGAAGACAAAGGACGGAGTGGTCGAAATAACTG GTAAACATGAAGAGAGGAAGGATGAACATGGCTTTGTGTCCCGAAGCTTCACCAGAAAATACAC CCTTCCTTCTTCAGCTAACATTGAGAAGGTGAGCTCCGCCCTGTCTCCTGAAGGAGTGCTGACAGTGGAAGCTCCTCTGATCAGACCTGCCCTGGAGTGCTCAGCGACAACAATACCTGTCAACGTGGACAACAAAGGCGGCGTGGTGAAGAAGtag